The Lolium rigidum isolate FL_2022 chromosome 1, APGP_CSIRO_Lrig_0.1, whole genome shotgun sequence region caaccctttgtaaggcctaactattgcggatattaaactaatccttgaagaacaaggagcaaccgtaacggatcggatctactaaactatgatcaagcggggtgccgcccctacacctaagataggtgtaagggcggctagatgtataagggttgcactacgacgagcatatgatacgaagaataatgctaaccctaacacacctaagataactacgttgctcgccatcaaaaaggcttcagcacgagcaacgcgtgaacaacgtaataaggcttatgctgcctagatcgcaagatgcgatctaggcagcatggtgcttaccaggagaaaccctcaagatgaaggagttggcgatgcgccgagatttgtttgtgttgaacgttggttgttgtttattccataaaccctagatacatatttatagtccaggggactttctaattcaagcgtgcacctaaccgtgcacgggtaaaactctaactcctaaccgactcgtaatctaatatgttacagatacaagggcaaactagcccaaacgttgcatataaggccgattcacgtatttcttctgtatgtaatcttcaagcccatcttgatcacggcccacctctgatccggtcaaatcctggtgataacaggatcatactttcactagtggacactctcaacattgcaatcataaaggaatataaataagcacttcactatgctattctgaattactctttggcaagataacgaacactaattcatcatgtaggcaaaccttaaagatgcattcccaagtactaataaacaccccacgctgtcactgtgagcattcataggaggtactaacacaccacaatttcatagagacatccaactcaaatcacaacttagtgaataagtattcgtgaaatatagcctaagagacccacacggtgcacacactcgtcacctttacacacgtgggacaaggagtctccggagatcacataagtaaaatccacttgaatagcataacgacatctagattacaagctcatcatatggatctcaatcatgtaaggcagctcatgagatcattgtattgaagtacatggagagagagatgaaccacatagctaccggtacatcccttagcctcgggggagaactactccctcctcatgggagacagcagcgttgatgaagatggcggtggtgtcgatggagatgccttcctggtgcacttccccgtcccggcggcgtgccggaacagagactcctgtcccccagatcttggcttcgcgatggcggcggctctggaaggtttctcgtaccgtggctttttcgtctcgaagatttaggtcagggacctttaaataggcgaagaggcggagtcggaggggctacggagccaccacacaataggggggcgccccccccttgggccgcgccggccacatgcgtgggccccccagggctcccctctggtgcctctccggtgttctggaagcttcgtggaattctaagatgctgggcgttgatttcgtccgattccgagaatatttccttactaggatttctgaaaccaaaaacagcagaaaacgaggagcggcacttcggcatctcgtcaataggttagttccgggaaacgcataataatgacatataatgtgtataaaacatgtgagtatcatcataaaagtagcatggaacataagaaattatagatacgtttgagacgtatcattgatcTACCATGAGTTTGAGCGAGGGTGTTAGTGATGTACATTGTGAAGCTCTGCAGTCTATTGCCATCATGGGACATGTCCTTAGTTCCATGATGATGTCAGTGGTGGAGAATGGCATGAAAGTTGAGATCTCAGGACTAATGATGCTTTGAGTCTGGGTGGAGAtgagggttggcttggtgattagCGACTTGGAGCAGCTGCATCGGCAAGTGGGAGTGAGTCACAGGAGAAGTGCATAGTCTAATCTtcaaggtgaaaatccaaggtctaacCTTAATTGTGCGtaacaataactttgttgaaggtattgttttTAAGAGCGCGGATCTTCTCCAAGGTGAAAACCTATGATCAGGGCGACGATGTCGCTTGTGCACCGTTCCCTCCTTGTAGGTGTTGCTTTTGAAGAAGACGGATTTATGGTGTTGTCTTGTGGTGTTTGGTCTGCTGCTACAAGGAATAAATCACTATAGCGGAgcttttttgtaattcttttttctctttttagcTGTGATAGGAAATCCTACCACCATAGGCTAATCATAGGAGCTAATCCTCACTCGGGAGTGGGGGTGTCCGTGGAATAGGCGTACATGGAATTCTAGGCCCGCCCTGATGGTAATTCACCGTCCCCTTCTTATGGGCATGTAGAAAGATCGGATTCGAAAACACCCTCCTCAAGTGGGGTGCCCTTGGCGGCTAGGACACACGTTGGGTACTATTTGTGGAAAGTGATGCTTCGGATGAGCAAGTGAATTTGTTGGTTTTCGAGCAGTAGCGGCAGTGGGGTGGGAGATTTGGTTATTCAATCAATCCTCCGATGTTGGCCCTTTGCATCATCCAGCTATTAAGGTGCGGTTGACGGATAAGAGGCCTTAGATATGTTAAGGGAGAGAGGAGAGAGTCATTCCAGAGTGAATGTGGTGAAAACTCCCTCAAACTTGGTTGGAACTTTCCTTGCGAGTTCCCTTAGAccacttttcttcttctttatccTAGGAATCTACTTTACTAGTTTGAAACTTGTCataaaagagggttttttagtCGTGTGCATCTATATTGTTATTGGGGCACTGCGTTATTGCAGAGGATGTGTGTAATTagtatcttcacgatattaatatatttccttgtcGAAAAAAATCTTCTTCTCATCCATTTCTGAATCTTCAGCAAGTTGGAGAGATTGGATTGTACTGTTCTTCTCTAGCAAACTGAAGAACACGCTTCTGCTTGAAAAGAGACATGTTTTTCTCTCCAATTAAAACAAATATcctcacaagtccatcccactCTTTGATGCTTATTGGGCTCGCACAACTGAAGAATCTTTTCCCTTCCCGCGCTCACTCGCCGTGCTCCCTTTTCCATTCGGTGTGCCAATAAAGAAACCAAGTCTAAGTGGAAGCAAGGTAAATAGAAAGCCTAGGTCAATCAACATGGAGACCAGTGACAAGAAATACGAAGTTCTTTAAGCATGGCAATGCTTCTCGCCGTGCTCCCTTGGTCTTTCCATTTGGTGTGCCAATAAAGAATCCAAGCCTAAGAGGAAGCGAGCTAAATAGAAAGCCTAGGTCAACATGGAGACCAGTGACCAGAAAGACGAAGTTTTTTAAGCATGACAAGGCTTATCTATGATACCAGTTCTTGTGTAGGCAAAGCACCAATGCCTCTCAAATATTTGAGATGGTTGGAAAAGAACATCATTTTTGTACCTTTATACAAACGGGAAGTCTATTTCACAGATATATCCTCGCCACTTTTTTGTCTCTCTAAAAAGATCCATCTACTTTATATTTCTTGTTGATTTTATCAAGATAATTGTAGATTGTTAGTTTTTTTAAGCGAAGACAAAAGCTTTGTCTTATCCGTTAGTTAAAAAGAAAACGTACAGTTAATTAGCGGAAAGCCGGACCAAAACCATACAACAACATCAACACCACATGGCCACGCCCACTCTCGCCAAAAGGGCAAACCCACTCAAGGTCCGAGAACAACCATGACCAAGCCCAAGACCTAAAACTAGATGATCTCACACCGTTGCCGGAGAGAAGATGCCATGACCGCTATAGGAGGAGCAAACACGGAACACTCTGACATAAATGAAGAGATTGTTAAAAATGGAATCTGTTGAAGTGAAAGAAACAAAGAAGAGTGTAAGAGCATACCATGCCAAAAAAAGAGCATACCGTTACATATCCAGGAGGACGAACTAGGCGATGTATAGTTGTATACACTATGTTAAGGAAAAGTGATACATTCTAAGCCTATTTTGATACATAGGTATCTAAAAACAGACTTAGGAAGTGTAGGATTGGAGTGTCATGACATCCTTAATCCGGGCCCCGCTTGGTTTATCAGATTATTTTGCTGGGGCTGGATTTTTAAGGCTCCGTTTCGCTGTGCTCGCTGAAAACGGGCGTATCACACGGACCTCCGTAAGATTTTGTGAAGCTCGCGTGATTGAAACAAACTGGCAAAATAAAACGGCTGAGAGAAATACGGCCAACCAAACGCTCATTAGGAAGTTACGGATCCTAATCTTACGGCTGGTTTGGCTAAAAAACACTGAATCAAGCGCGGCCTTAGGATCTATAAATGGTGTTTCGTACAACATGGGAAAACCATAGAAATTATAAAAAGAGGTTGGAGGGCATGGAAATATTCCTCTAAAACATTGTAGAGATGATTTCTTAGGAACTTTTTCTGAGAACTGCAATTATGCAAATTAAATGGCTACCATAGGAAATCCCTAAAGATGAGAATCATTTGaaattcctttgaatcaaagaggcTCTCAATCGAAGCTCATATCAAGAGGCAGATGGCCTGACACATTAATGGCCTACATAGATGTGCCTAATCTACGGCGTTTCTTCCTTGGTGAGGCCGAGTGCTCAGGCTTCTCCGCGACACAAGTGGCAGAGATAACGGTGTAAGGGGGTAACCTTGACTCCCACACCAGCTCAAACTTCACCGGCAGAACAACAGAGCCTGCTATTATATCTCCAAATGTCATCCTGGGGAGTTCACCAGGCCTGGAAGATTGCTTTCCACCAACCTGTAGCACAAGTcgagaggacgacgatgacggtgAAAACGCGGTAATGTCTACGGTGTTACCTCTGTCAAGAAGAGCTCTCGGGTGTTCCCCAGAGATGGATAGATTAGCCTCCATCACCGATCTGTACAGTTTCAGGACACGGATCCAGAACTGAACATTTAAGTTGTTCCTCAGCATGCTGGAGTACACATTTAGATGGACAAGTGACCCCTTCATCATTGTTGCTAGCTCCTTCCCTATCAACGCTAGCTGCGGATGGTCCACCGGGTCGGAACTTCCAAACGAGAGGACCTTGAAAAGGTAGCTGTATTCTTCTTGTGTGAAGCTGTTGATTCGTACCAGGTTTACGGTTCCGAACCTCGCTAGCTTCTCAAGACGACTCAGGATCACAAGCTTGCTTCCTGCACCCGTCAGAGTTAGCAGCAGTGAATGAAATTTGTACCATTCCTTGTCATCCACATCTGACTGAACTTCAACGATAATCAAAGTCCTCACGTTACTGAACCTGCCATGGTCGATTTTCTGAATCTCACATCCATTGACATGGATGATGGATGAGAAGCGGGAGCGGATCCTCTCGTCGGAGCAAACGCTCCAGGCTAGAGTTTTCTTGCCTACTCTGCAACCACCGATAATCGGCAGCACGGTGGGAACCTTGAGTGGGTAGTTGTCCTGCATCAAGATGTTGATGACATGCTGCCTCTCGACTTGGCGCCCAAACATGAAGTTATCTATGTAGATATAGCAGCTATAGGGGCTGCGAAACATGCGTTCGCAACCTGTTAGGAGGGCGATAAATTCAGCTATCTTGCCGGTGGCAGCCTCCAATTTTTCCATCGCAGTCTGCACCTCTTTGCTAACAGTTTTTGAGCTATTAAAACGTCTGACAGCTGAGAAATTGATGGTATCTGAGCCACTCACCTCCATTCGTGCTCTGATCTGTTCTAGGGGACCATAAGTGTCCAAGACATCATACCCCTGGTACATGGCCTCCGTGAGCATCTTGAGCTGCACCAGCATCCTTGAATTGGTGATGTATCGGCCCTCAGCCTCCTCGACGACGGTATGAACCCTGAGAAGGAGCCGGCGCAGCGATTCCAGGTTCTTCTTGTTGAGGCATGCCTGGTCTCTGCACTTGCTGATGAGGAAAGACACGAACCGGCTGGCTAGCTCGCTTGCCACCGCAGAGAGAGCAATGTCCATGTTTTTCTTGCTACCTGTTACTTCGAGGTGAACACGGTCATACGGAGTAGAGCATGATGATATGATATCTGAGATGCAAGACTTGGTCAGCGATTCACTATGGATCGACACCTCAACACTTTAGTCTGGGAACCAATCGTCTAGGATAGACACCTCAACACTTCGACGTCAGAACTGTTGACCCTTACGCCCATTTTTGGCCGCGTGTCATACCAAACGTCGACCTTGATACCGCAAGAAAAGTAGTATTATACTGTAGCTTGATGCCGTGTCTTTGACCTTGATATCTGGGCAAAGTTGATAGCTCAGTTCGATCCTAAATTGAAGCCGATCTAACAGGGCTAAAATACAGGCGATGATTTGCCATTTGGATCAGCCGAATAAAACAGATACTCCCACCGTCTCATGTAAGTTGTCTTAACTTTTTCTAAATTTGGATATATATGTAGATACTAttcgtttttttttttcgataCGGGGTGATGTAGATACtattagtatctagatacatttacgTTTTTACAAAATTAAGACATGTTTTATGAGACGGAGCAAATATTATTCACTCCCTCAACATGGTCACGATAGACCAAGCCTACTACTCCCTCGGtatgtctaaatttagatatatctatatactaaataatatttatatatatttaaattttgacaaatctaataCATCTAttatatttatggacagaggtagtactaatGTAAGGATATACATATTTCCGTACGTCTATTCGAGTTCTGTAAGGCTGGGGAAAACCCAATGGTGTCAAAAATATTTAAGATAAGAGTACCATACGGATGACTTTTACTTGTATAGGACTTACATAACATGACCCAAAAAGAAAACAAGCATGCCTTGTCAAGATTCATCTCAAGCTGGCTGACTGAGCGGTCCCTCAACAAAAAATATAATACCCGCTTTGTCGAAGAGAGACAGTAAGTACAAGAAATCTATTTGGCTCAACTTTGAAACTAGCACGCTCATCTGCCGCATCGCCATCATCCATTTCCATTTCCATTTCATCGTTGTATTTCTCGTCACTGGTTTCCATGCTTAGATCCTCAACCATATTAGCTAGCAATGCAATATCATCAGGTGACATCTTCTCCTCACCCATTTCAGATTCTTGAGCAAGTTGGCTAGATTGCATTGTCTTGAAATTCTCTAGCAACTCAAGAACAAGCTTCTGCTTGAAAAGGGAGCCATGGTTTTGTTTTCCCTGATTAAAACAAATCCTCACAAGTCTATCCCACTCTTTGAAGCTTCCTGGGCTAGAACAACCGAAGAATCTCATCCCTTCCCGCGCTCACTCGTCGTGCTCCCTTGGTGTTTCCATTTGGTGTGCCAATAAAGAATCCAAGCCTAAGAGGAAGCAAGCAAAATAGAAAGCCTAGGTCAATCAGCAGGGAGATCAGCGACGAGAAAGACGAAGTTCTTTAAGCATCGCAAGGCTTATATATGATATTAGTTCTTGTGTAGGCAAAGAACCAATGCCTCTCAAATGTTTGAGATGGCTGGAAGAGAACGTCAATTTTTTGTACCATTATACAACCACGAATTACTCAGTCTATTTCATGGATATTTCCTCACCACTTTTGTTTCTCCAAAAAGATCCATATACTTTGCATTTCTTGTTGATTTTATCTAGAGAATTGTAGATTGTTAAAAGAGGATCTGTTGAACTGAAAGGACCAAGAAGAGTGTAAGGGCACACCGTTACATATTTGGGAGGACGAAATTGGGGATATACACTATGTTAACGAGAAGTGATGCTTCTAGGCCTATTTGATACATAGGGTTCTAAAATAGACATAGGAAAACTGCAGGATTGGAGTGTTATGCTATCCTTAATCCTTAGGACTAATAAATGGTGTTTCATACAACATGGGAAAACCATAGGAATTCTAAAAGGAGGTTGGAGACTTGGAGTGGATCGAAGTTTTCCTCCAAAACATAGTACAGTAATTTCATAGGAACTTTTCCTAAGAATTGCAGTCCTGCAAATCATATGGCAACCATCCAAAAATCGATATAAGATAAAATCCCATTGAATCGAAGAGTCCCTCAACTGGATTTTATATCAGGAAGCAGCCTGACACATAAATGGCCTACATAGACGTATCTAATCTACAGCGTTTCTTCCTTGGTATGGCTGAGTGCTCATGCTTCTCTGCGACACAAGTGGCAGAGATAACGGTGTAAGGGGGTAACCTTGACTCCCACACGAGCTCAAACTTCATTGGCAGAACAACATAGCCTGCTATTAtgtctctgttatcaccagaatttaaccgagtcagaggtgggccgcgatcaagatggactcgaagaatatatatagaagaaatacgtgaatcggccttttataccaagttgggcttgtttgcccacgtatctgtaacatattagatcgcatcttagtttagaagttagaatcttactcgtgcacggtttggtgcacgcccacattagaaagttcgctggactataaatatgtatctagggtttatggaataaacaacaaccaacgttcaaccacaaacaaatctcggcgcatcgccaactccttcgtctcgagggtttctaccggtaagcaccatgctgcctagatcgcatcttgcgatctaggcagcactaagcctgcccacgttgttcatgcgttgctcgtactcgaagcctttttgatggcgagcaacgtagttatcttagatatgttagggttagcattgttcttcatattacatgctatcgtagtgcaacccttgcatgtctagccgcccttacacctatcttaggtgtaggggcggcaccccgcttgatcatagtttagtagatctgatcggtTACGATTGcttcttgtttcatcaaggattagtttaacatccgcaatagttaggccttacaaagggttggaggatccagcggcgtgtagggtggcgtttgctagccctagaaaggatgttccggggatcaacctcgtgttggtttttaggccctgtctaggatcggcttacggtcaccgtgcgcgagcgcgaggcccaatcgtgagtaggatgatccgattatgcggtgaaaaccctaaatcgtcgtagatctcattagctttaccttgatcaagcgggaccaccatatattcggacaccccgtccggatcatgggtgaatcggctctttgagccgattcacgagataacttgagagccgatcgaggctcggatttaatgtttacgtgtatgccatgcgggaaactaagcgaggcatcatccacaccttcacgaccgggtataggtcgggtggcacgcccttgtgataaacatcggacgtgcgaccgaggaggctttgcgggccatcgctccgagggactggggccagccgcagccctagttgttcccggctctaccgtgttgaccgtctctgcccgccagggggtttctgacgtcaacacattctggcacgcccggtgggacaaccttcgacatccacaacatcgccgtctacatccgagatggcgaaagatactccggtcacgtacgaggatctacctgatgagctcaagaagaaacatgacgagatcaaggcaaccctcgaagccgaactcatcggctctttccaccgaacccgctcccatggcgtcaggtggaagggtttcacacccgaaggcgcactcgatggagtggacctttccgcccgtcagaagaacgcaccaggtcgctgcggcaggaaatcaactacatggtggctcattcgctgcaccgccactctgagagcctggtcaacaccttggagcgtgtcgctctgcgcgtcgtcaaggaaatcatgagccaccggtattctccgtcgggaccggctctggggactttcaagggagagatgccactccaaccccagccgttcgcatgggcagcaccggaactgccgaactcatcggcatacgtcgtctacaagattggtggtgatcctagtgactaccaattcctaccgaggcacccaaggagatcccgcacggatacgcgtgcgcatacgtaccggaccgcaacgcctgggcactctcgaaccgaggctgcaacgtCGGGGGCCTgctggaacggcgggaggaacgtcgggagccgatcacgagaagcaaacgtggctagctaagtacgccactccgacaaacctccacagcccagctcctgcggttggcttagaaccggaaaagcaagcatggctggttaagtatgccactccggtgaatcttcggggttcgacacctccggccatcacagcggatcagatttgtgcaatctcgaaagatcggttcggcatgatgccgaaaaggaaggcgttcggctacaccaagccgtaccccaacgactacgaactgatcccgctaccacccaaatatcggctcccggacttcacgaagtttagtggatcggatggttccagctccatcgagcatgtgagccgatatttggcacagctgggcacgatctcagcatcagacgagttgcgtgtgaggttcttcgcacggtccctcacgggatcggctttcgggtggtacacatcgctgccaccgaactccatccggacttggaagcggttggaagagcggttccatgagcgagtatcactcggaggcttccgatgttggtatcgccgatctagcgcaagtacgacgaagcgcggggaaacggtgtcggaatacgtccagcgcttcgggaccattaggaaccgatgcttttcggctcatataagtgaaaaagaagcgatcgagttggcggtggtgggtctctcatcatcgatcaaggacgtggcctcccaagcgagactacccttcattggcgcacatggtgcgagagcgcgtcggcatatgagcagcgccacccggatgtttaccgggacaaattcaagcgcacggtgaccctggttgaggcggatgaggatgaaggtgcttgcgggagatcgagaggtagcagtggctgaatggactcgagcgacgaggccccgtgacctgcaaatgggtgaagccacaaggccctccaaaagggttcgacttcgacgtgaccaaaacggagcagatttttgatctcttactcacggagaagcatataaaggtacccgaaggccacaagatccccacggtgcaagagctgaacggaaagccatactgcaagtggcataacacgttcacccacaccaccaacggctgcagggtgtggcggcagcgagatccaaatggcgatagaaaacggacggttgattttcaaccaatacgccatgaaggtcgacacacaccccttccccgccgtaaacatggtggagtgtacttaccatggggggtgccagccggattttcgtgcaaaatcaacatggtagatcttgggcaccactctggtgaggacggagatgagggcagctgctctcatagcaaagatacagaggaagccgctccacgcgatcggctccgccaagacggcaagcgctacgtcacagagggagaggtgaaaaacataaggtatcaacgacctctctccgatcacctcctcaacaagtatgtgagtcgagtatgaccaacgccggcgatacaacggcgatgatgaagaagatcgtgcggctagggacgacggggagacgtcgtcggcatgatcatgatgaggaggagcacgagcgccgtgccaaggaaaagctggGGGAGCAAGTCAAcaaggataggcattgggactgtcccttcttcagacactgctgggattcaggaatgagccgattgcccacaatcggcaacgcccgagaatgcaaccgaagaagaaggaggcagccaacgtgtccgtattcaagcgcctagggcctctcccgccacggagcaaacgaggctgagtcccctcggttgaaagatctcgaagattcagaaggcgaaggggaagaagaagacaggtaccaccggccaaggtggtgccctgatggactcagccgttctcagaaacgcagggttcagcgattgcgcggcctggaggaagccgagaggttatacttgcatacattgaggaaggcaaggcctgatctggccgctaagattcagcgagccctggatgaagagggtcgtccacggaaaatggagtggcgccccaagcaaaggaaagccggtgatgaaacatcggctggcacaaacatggtgctcgttcttccgacgaagcttagtgctccacgattatacgatgcactcaaggtggacgacagcgagcgcaccaacaggataaaatcagagattgggctggttttatctaccggcctgagcgagtagcaagagctCGTCAATAAgctaacgtggcgaggctgatccttg contains the following coding sequences:
- the LOC124683404 gene encoding putative disease resistance protein RGA3; its protein translation is MDIALSAVASELASRFVSFLISKCRDQACLNKKNLESLRRLLLRVHTVVEEAEGRYITNSRMLVQLKMLTEAMYQGYDVLDTYGPLEQIRARMEVSGSDTINFSAVRRFNSSKTVSKEVQTAMEKLEAATGKIAEFIALLTGCERMFRSPYSCYIYIDNFMFGRQVERQHVINILMQDNYPLKVPTVLPIIGGCRVGKKTLAWSVCSDERIRSRFSSIIHVNGCEIQKIDHGRFSNVRTLIIVEVQSDVDDKEWYKFHSLLLTLTGAGSKLVILSRLEKLARFGTVNLVRINSFTQEEYSYLFKVLSFGSSDPVDHPQLALIGKELATMMKGSLVHLNVYSSMLRNNLNVQFWIRVLKLYRSVMEANLSISGEHPRALLDRGNTVDITAFSPSSSSSRLVLQVGGKQSSRPGELPRMTFGDIIAGSVVLPVKFELVWESRLPPYTVISATCVAEKPEHSASPRKKRRRLGTSM